One Capsicum annuum cultivar UCD-10X-F1 chromosome 2, UCD10Xv1.1, whole genome shotgun sequence genomic window carries:
- the LOC124896204 gene encoding uncharacterized protein LOC124896204 codes for MRKHVDDKFFLNVSYTKMKRVKRIILEKLDGSFIDDFNKLEIYAQELRDTNPGSNVVINISKDVLVQGKRRFLRMYVCFEALKRGWISGLRPFIGLDGTFLKGKFKGILLVALGQNSMKHFYPLAWAVIDRETARTWKWFIDLLRNSLGLADGEGLTLMSDMQKGLIDVVGQLFPKAHHRWCVRHIEANWVKIWKESFNKWILSARAKPIIKMLEDIRIKVMGRLKDLEAQGEKWTENFYPYAMELYNDFKIIAQGCHVQANGDLGYKVVEGIDRHVVSLASKKCTCRTWDLTGIPCAHAIKAF; via the exons ATGCGAAAGCATGTGGAtgataaattttttcttaatgttAGCTATACAAAGATGAAGAGGGTTAAGAGAATTATCTTAGAGAAACTGGATGGTagctttattgatgatttcaatAAGTTGGAAATATATGCTCAAGAATTGAGGGATACCAATCCTGGTTCTAATGTTGTGATAAATATATCTAAAGATGTCTTGGTACAAGGTAAAAGAAGATTTTTAAGAATGTATGTGTGCTTTGAAGCTTTGAAAAGAGGTTGGATAAGTGGTTTAAGACCATTTATAGGTCTGGATGGGACATTTTTAAAGGGAAAATTTAAGGGAATTTTACTGGTAGCCCTTGGACAAAATTCAATGAAGCATTTCTATCCACTTGCTTGGGCAGTGATTGATAGAGAAACAGCTAGAACATGGAAGTGGTTCATTGACTTGTTGAGAAATTCATTAGGTTTGGCAGATGGTGAAGGGTTGACACTTATGtctgatatgcaaaag ggGTTGATCGATGTTGTTGGTCAATTGTTTCCAAAAGCACACCACAGATGGTGTGTAAGACATATAGAAGCTAATTGGGTCAAGATTTGGAAAG AATCATTCAACAAATGGATTTTGTCTGCAAGGGCAAAGCCAATAATTAAGATGTTGGAAGATATCAGAATCAAG GTCATGGGTAGGTTGAAAGATCTTGAAGCGCAGGGTGAAAAGTGGACAGAAAATTTTTATCCATATGCCATGGAGTTGTATAATGATTTCAAAATCATTGCACAAGGTTGTCATGTTCAAGCTAATGGAGACTTGGGGTATAAGGTAGTTGAGGGTATTGATAGGCATGTTGTGAGTCTTGCTAGTAAGAAATGCACATGTAGGACATGGGATTTGACAGGAATACCGTGTGCTCATGCCATTAAAGCTTTTTAA
- the LOC107861001 gene encoding uncharacterized protein LOC107861001 yields MTCGHCSATSHNLRTCPILQRREEVFQVVPLSATQPSEESAFMITPGFSASSSQLICQPIDEDEIGDELEVEDEQPLLRPRALYEAKTRLKIKKLQQKPTATRKINFGVMKTVLVYLLICHIHQER; encoded by the exons ATGACATGTGGCCACTGCAGTGCAACAAGTCACAATTTAAGGACATGTCCTATA CTTCAAAGAAGAGAAGAAGTTTTTCAAGTTGTGCCACTGTCAGCAACCCAACCCAGTGAAGAATCCGCCTTCATGATAACTCCTGGATTTTCTGCATCTTCTAGTCAACTGATATGCCAACCAATTGATGAAGATGAAATTGGAGATGAGCTTGAAGTCGAGGATGAGCAACCCTTGCTTAGGCCTAGGGCTTTATATGAAGCTAAGACAAGGCTGAAAATAAAGAAGTTACAGCAAAAACCAACTGCTACAAGGAAGATTAACTTCGGGGTGATGAAAACGGTGTTAGTATACCTACTAATCTGCCATATTCACCAAGAAAGATAA
- the LOC124895896 gene encoding protein FLX-like 2, which produces MGSKGRGPPPNLRHPPPGPGMVYHDAFGPPMRNPPPGDFPPFDRLPTPEVLEQKIGAQHLEMQKLTTENQRLTATHVTLRRELAAAQHELQMLHVQIDAVKANREQETKGLNDKISRIEAEFQAIEPIKIELPQAQGEAHSLFAARQELLAKMQLLTQDLQRAHTDVQQIPLLLAELESLKKEYQQCRTTYEYESKLYSDHLESLQVMEKNYMTMSREVEKLRAELANTSNSDRQTGAPYGSAGYNENDATNNYAIGQNIYADGYYQGRGSLPTGTNVGGVPAVTSPQVGAQSVPPSNRPPYDGHGGQRGSGVPGYDTQRGSGLAAYEAQRGHGYDTMRGTGYDAQRAVGYEAYRGPGYDGYGAPVYHAQRGSGYDASSKGGAATQGQVAPTGNPHRPSTSPGLVGPGYDASKQGGNPARR; this is translated from the exons ATGGGAAGCAAAGGTCGAGGGCCACCTCCCAACCTTAGGCATCCACCTCCTGGCCCAGGCATGGTGTATCATGATGCTTTTGGTCCTCCTATGCGCAACCCGCCGCCAGGTGATTTCCCTCCTTTTGACAGGCTACCTACTCCAGAGGTTTTGGAACAGAAGATTGGCGCACAGCATCTTGAGATGCAAAAACTTACTACAGAAAATCAGAGGCTTACTGCCACCCATGTAACTTTGAGGCGAGAATTAGCTGCTGCACAACATGAGCTGCAAATGTTGCATGTTCAGATAGATGCAGTCAAGGCCAACAGGGAACAAGAGACTAAAGGCCTTAACGATAAAATTTCTAGGATAGAGGCTGAATTTCAAGCTATTGAACCTATCAAAATAGAATTGCCGCAAGCACAAGGTGAAGCTCACAGTCTGTTTGCAGCGAGGCAGGAACTTCTTGCTAAAATGCAACTGCTGACTCAGGATCTTCAAAGGGCTCACACTGATGTGCAACAGATTCCTCTTTTGCTGGCTGAGCTGGAGAGCCTAAAAAAGGAGTATCAGCAGTGCCG GACTACCTATGAGTACGAGAGCAAATTGTACAGTGATCATCTTGAATCTCTTCAAGTGATGGAGAAGAACTACATGACTATGTCCAGAGAGGTGGAAAAACTTAGGGCAGAGTTAGCAAATACTTCTAACTCTGACAGACAAACAG GTGCGCCATATGGTTCAGCTGGATACAATGAGAATGATGCCACTAATAATTATGCTATTGGACAAAACATCTATGCAGATGGTTATTATCAG GGCAGAGGCTCCCTGCCAACAGGGACTAATGTTGGAGGAGTTCCTGCAGTTACATCTCCACAAGTTGGAGCTCAATCTGTGCCCCCGTCAAACAGGCCTCCTTATGATGGACATGGGGGACAAAGGGGATCAGGCGTTCCTGGTTATGACACACAAAGAGGATCCGGATTAGCAGCTTATGAAGCTCAGAGGGGGCATGGATATGATACAATGAGGGGAACTGGGTATGATGCTCAGAGGGCAGTAGGTTATGAAGCTTACAGAGGACCTGGCTATGATGGATATGGGGCACCTGTTTATCATGCTCAGAGAGGATCTGGCTATGACGCATCATCCAAAGGTGGTGCTGCAACTCAAGGACAGGTAGCACCTACAGGAAATCCTCATCGGCCGTCTACCTCACCTGGTCTTGTTGGTCCTGGATATGATGCATCAAAACAAGGTGGAAATCCAGCACGCAGATGA